From Rutidosis leptorrhynchoides isolate AG116_Rl617_1_P2 chromosome 3, CSIRO_AGI_Rlap_v1, whole genome shotgun sequence, a single genomic window includes:
- the LOC139895959 gene encoding putative F-box/LRR-repeat protein At5g38386: MDFLRQATSAKENDSKDDVKGKQVAEVKSKIRQPRKPPIPLIRPLSLKDKSKTSKFTSHEASLSDKNVTEYSKAVSNQHLNKRKVAPGDRKTTKIEVKDKLTLEAESNERQRTHNKVTPKDSKTMKLRLRSFKTKKSLIVRIPNPCTLQHLKKLVSQKLPSTSNSLALHLSLNQKDVLTTTSPKDSVQSIGITSDDLVYFTTNPNGFCTNDFINQMPDDVLVLIPSFLSIKEAAITSTLSTRWRHLWRHLIQLNFHNGQTFNDPVSYSSECKKYINQVNSVIQSYNHPVIKEFRIRYCLKKDRYKSVIREWLQFAANKKVEFLELDLSDMSVGGVNEFLMGVVEIDLMSSLFTFDNMVVSLKKLILTSVGVNDTIFQKLLSHSPNLETLSIYHVYPLKHIHVSGRALKLKHFEIENYCHSVSSIYLSDFDLESFTYVGQRVDLSLSRLPKLKKLNLGKVNWLVVDDVVARLSLSCASSLESLSVCVEHGKQCLCPNQFCELPNVKHLRLAFKCSKRDCLLDLAHTVNAFPSLESFKLEIHCTSTFVRRPTRDDTNPHQHLKYVEIVGCQGRKCDFELVAYIIEIAVVLKKIVIRTLKDCSEEKARLSATRLAKRLESMLAQDVKLVVV; this comes from the exons ATGGATTTTCTACGCCAAGCCACGTCAGCAAAGGAAAATGATTCTAAAGATGATGTGAAGGGAAAACAAGTTGCTGAGGTGAAATCCAAAATCCGTCAGCCAAGAAAACCGCCAATTCCATTGATTAGACCATTAAGTTTGAAGGATAAATCAAAAACCTCTAAATTCACGTCACACGAGGCTTCTTTGAGTGATAAAAATGTCACTGAGTATTCGAAGGCCGTGTCTAATCAGCATTTGAACAAGAGAAAAGTTGCACCAGGTGACAGGAAGACAACTAAAATAGAAGTTAAAGACAAGTTAACTTTAGAAGCTGAGTCAAATGAACGTCAACGGACTCACAACAAGGTTACACCAAAAG ATAGTAAAACCATGAAGTTGCGACTCAGATCCTTTAAAACGAAAAAAAGCCTAATAGTTAGAATCCCTAATCCTTGCACTCTCCAGCATCTTAAAAAACTCGTCTCGCAAAAACTTCCTTCTACGTCAAATTCCCTTGCTTTACATTTATCTCTCAATCAAAAAGACGTGCTCACAACTACATCTCCAAAAGATTCCGTTCAGTCAATTGGGATCACATCCGATGATCTCGTCTACTTCACCACAAACCCTAACGGATTTTGTACAAATGATTTCATAAACCAAATGCCAGATGATGTTCTTGTTCTGATACCGTCTTTTTTGTCTATAAAGGAAGCTGCCATTACTAGCACATTATCCACTAGATGGAGGCACTTATGGCGTCATTTAATCCAATTGAACTTTCATAACGGTCAAACTTTTAATGACCCTGTTAGTTACAGTTCAGAGTGCAAAAAATACATCAACCAGGTCAATAGTGTCATCCAAAGCTACAATCACCCAGTGATTAAAGAGTTTCGGATTCGTTACTGTTTGAAAAAAGATCGATATAAAAGTGTTATCCGTGAATGGCTCCAGTTTGCAGCTAACAAGAAAGTTGAGTTTCTTGAACTCGATTTGTCAGATATGTCAGTTGGTGGTGTTAATGAATTTCTTATGGGAGTAGTTGAGATAGATCTTATGTCATCTCTTTTTACATTCGATAATATGGTTGTGTCACTCAAAAAACTTATATTGACAAGCGTTGGGGTGAATGATACTATTTTTCAGAAACTTTTGTCTCACTCTCCAAATCTTGAGACGTTGTCAATCTATCATGTATATCCCCTTAAACATATACATGTAAGTGGACGAGCTCTTAAATTAAAACACTTTGAAATTGAGAATTATTGTCATTCCGTTTCATCCATTTATTTGTCTGATTTTGACCTTGAGTCATTCACTTACGTTGGTCAAAGAGTAGACTTAAGTTTATCTCGTCTTCCAAAACTTAAAAAACTTAATTTGGGTAAGGTAAATTGGTTGGTAGTTGATGATGTTGTCGCCAGGTTATCATTATCTTGTGCCTCATCTCTTGAGTCTCTCTCCGTTTGTGTAGAACATGGAAAG CAATGTTTATGCCCAAACCAATTTTGTGAGCTACCAAATGTGAAGCACTTAAGACTGGCTTTTAAGTGTTCCAAACGTGACTGTCTTCTAGATTTGGCTCACACAGTAAATGCATTTCCGAGCTTGGAGAGTTTTAAACTTGAG ATACATTGCACTTCAACTTTTGTAAGGAGGCCAACAAGGGATGATACTAATCCCCATCAACACCTCAAATATGTTGAAATCGTGGGGTGTCAAGGTCGAAAATGTGACTTTGAACTTGTTGCATACATCATTGAAATTGCTGTTGTACTCAAGAAAATCGTGATTCGAACTTTAAAGGACTGTTCGGAGGAGAAAGCTCGATTATCTGCTACGCGTCTAGCTAAGCGTCTAGAATCAATGTTGGCTCAAGATGTGAAATTGGTCGTAGTCTAA
- the LOC139895960 gene encoding uncharacterized protein has protein sequence MTDGETLVEAALRVLNTADPVEKAKLGDELANKWLQGLISVPYHPSQADFIVPDRPARLTNVKLVSPSLMPKLGKAGSLQSRQAIVHSLVHTESWAIDLSWDIIARFGKQESMPKEFFDDFVRVAQDEGRHFTLLAARLEELGSFYGALPAHDGLWDSAVATSKDLFARLAVEHCVHEARGLDVLPTTISRFRNGGDDQTAELLEKVVYPEEITHCAAGVKWFKYLCSRSKNTSVGNVMENGDDKESEEVIGKFHEIVRAYFRGPLKPPFNEVARKAAGFGPQWYEPLAVKDFTR, from the exons ATGACGGATGGCGAAACACTTGTAGAAGCAGCACTGCGTGTATTGAATACAGCTGACCCAGTTGAAAAGGCTAAACTTGGAGATGAATTAGCAAACAAATGGCTTCAAGGTCTTATTTCAGTGCCCTACCATCCTTCTCAAGCTGATTTCATCGTCCCAGATCGCCCAGCCCGACTCACGAAT GTGAAACTAGTGTCGCCTAGTCTTATGCCGAAGCTTGGGAAAGCTGGGAGTTTACAGAGCAGACAAGCAATTGTGCACAGCCTTGTGCATACTGAAAGTTGGGCCATTGATTTATCTTGG GATATAATTGCACGTTTTGGTAAGCAAGAGTCGATGCCAAAAGAGTTCTTTGATGATTTTGTAAGAGTTGCACAAGATGAAGGTCGTCACTTCACTCTACTTGCTGCCCGTCTTGAGGAATTGGGTTCTTTTTATGGAGCTCTTCCAGCTCATGATGGTTTATGGGACTCAGCTGTTGCTACATCAAAAGACCTATTTGCACGTCTTGCAGTTGAGCATTGTGTTCACGAG GCAAGAGGACTGGATGTGCTGCCTACGACTATCTCCCGTTTTCGTAACGGAGGGGACGACCAAACGGCTGAGTTGCTCGAGAAGGTGGTTTACCCAGAAGAAATTACTCATTGTGCTGCTGGTGTGAAGTGGTTCAAGTATCTATGTTCACGATCAAAAAACACATCAGTCGGTAATGTAATGGAAAATGGTGATGATAAAGAAAGTGAGGAAGTGATTGGGAAGTTTCACGAAATTGTGAGAGCGTATTTCAGGGGACCATTGAAACCTCCTTTTAATGAGGTAGCAAGAAAAGCTGCTGGATTTGGTCCTCAATGGTATGAACCTCTTGCTGTCAAGGATTTTACCAGATAA